From the Arvicola amphibius chromosome 2, mArvAmp1.2, whole genome shotgun sequence genome, one window contains:
- the Ephb6 gene encoding ephrin type-B receptor 6, producing the protein MATEDTAGPGSRVVGIVCSLWVLVLGPSVLALEEVLLDTTGETSEIGWLTYPPGGWDEVSVLDDQRRLTRTFEACHVAGVPPGAGQDNWLQTHFVERRGAQRAHIRLHFSVRACSSLGVSGGTCRETFTLYYRQAEEPDSPDSVSAWHLKRWTKVDTIAADESFPASSSSSSWAVGPHRTGQRVGLQLNVKERSFGPLTQRGFYVAFQDTGACLALVAVKLFSYTCPSILRAFASFPETQASGAGGASLVAAVGTCVAHAEPEEDGVGGQAGGSPPRLHCNGEGRWMVAVGGCRCQPGHQPARGDKLCQACPEGSYKALPGNVPCSPCPARSHSPDPAAPVCPCLQGFYRASSDPPEAPCTGPPSAPRELWFEVQGSALMLHWRLPQELGGRGDLLFNVVCKECGGRREPGSGGTCRRCRDEVHFDPRQRGLTESRVLVGGLRAHVPYILEVQAVNGVSELSPDPPQAAAINVSTSHEVPSAVPVMHQVSRAANSITVSWPQPEQTNGNILDYQLRYYDQAEDESHSFTMTSETNTATVTRLSPGHIYGFQVRARTAAGHGPYGGKVYFQTLPQGEGSSQLPEKLSLVIGSILGALAFLLLAAITVLAVIFQRKRRGTGYTEQLQQYSSPGLGVKYYIDPSTYEDPCQAIRELAREVDPTYIKIEEVIGAGSFGEVRWGRLQPRGRREQAVAIQALWAGGAESLKMTFLGRAALLGQFQHPNILRLEGVVTKSRPIMVLTELMELGPLDSFLRQREGQFSSLQLVAMQRGVAAAMQYLSSFAFVHRALSARSVLVNSHLVCKVARLGHSPQGSSSLLRWAAPEVITHGKYTTASDVWSFGILMWEVMSYGERPYWDMSEQEVLNAIEQEFRLPPPPGCPTGLHLLMLDTWQKDRSRRPHFDQLVAAFDKMIRKPDTLQAEGGPGDRPSQALLNPVALAFPCLDSPQAWLSAIGLECYKDNFSKFGLSTFNDVAQLSLEDLPGLGITLAGHQKKLLHNVQLLKQHLRQPGSVEV; encoded by the exons ATGGCTACTGAGGACACTGCTGGGCCAGGGAGCAGAGTGGTGGGCATAGTGTGCAGTCTGTGGGTCCTGGTTCTGGGGCCCTCAGTCCTGGCTCTGGAAg AGGTACTGCTGGATACCACAGGAGAGACCTCTGAGATTGGCTGGCTCACCTACCCACCAGGTGGG TGGGACGAGGTGAGTGTTCTAGATGACCAGCGGCGGCTGACTCGGACCTTCGAAGCATGCCATGTGGCAGGGGTCCCTCCAGGTGCTGGGCAGGACAATTGGCTGCAGACACACTTTGTGGAGCGGCGAGGGGCCCAGAGGGCGCACATCCGCCTTCACTTCTCTGTACGAGCATGTTCCAGCCTGGGTGTCAGCGGGGGCACCTGCCGGGAGACCTTCACTCTTTACTACCGGCAGGCTGAGGAGCCTGACAGCCCCGACAGCGTTTCAGCCTGGCACCTCAAACGCTGGACCAAAGTGGACACAATTGCGGCGGACGAGagcttccctgcctcttcctcctcttcctcgtgGGCTGTGGGACCCCACCGGACTGGTCAGCGGGTGGGGCTACAGCTGAATGTCAAAGAGCGCAGCTTTGGTCCTCTCACTCAGCGGGGCTTCTATGTGGCCTTCCAGGACACGGGGGCCTGCCTGGCCCTTGTGGCCGTCAAGCTGTTCTCCTACACCTGTCCCTCCATTCTGCGTGCCTTTGCGTCCTTTCCTGAGACGCAGGCCAGTGGAGCTGGAGGGGCCTCCCTGGTGGCGGCTGTGGGCACCTGTGTAGCTCATGCTGAACCAGAGGAGGACGGAGTAGGAGGCCAGGCAGGGGGCAGCCCCCCGCGGCTACACTGCAATGGGGAAGGCAGGTGGATGGTAGCTGTAGGAGGCTGCCGCTGCCAGCCTGGACACCAGCCTGCGCGTGGAGACAAGCTCTGCCAAG CCTGTCCGGAAGGGTCCTATAAGGCCCTGCCTGGGAATGTCCCTTGCTCACCATGTCCAGCCCGCAGCCACTCCCCTGACCCTGCAGCCCCAGTATGCCCTTGTCTCCAGGGcttctacagagccagttccgaCCCACCAGAGGCTCCTTGCACTG GCCCTCCATCTGCTCCCAGGGAGCTTTGGTTTGAGGTGCAAGGCTCAGCACTGATGCTGCACTGGCGTTTGCCTCAGGAGCTGGGTGGCCGAGGGGACCTGCTCTTTAATGTTGTGTGCAAGGAATGTGGAGGCCGCCGGGAGCCCGGCAGTGGGGGCACGTGTCGTCGCTGCAGGGATGAGGTGCATTTCGATCCCCGCCAGAGGGGCCTGACTGAGAGTCGAGTGTTAGTTGGGGGGCTCCGAGCACATGTGCCATACATCTTGGAGGTGCAGGCCGTCAATGGGGTGTCCGAGCTCAGCCCTGACCCTCCCCAGGCTGCGGCCATCAATGTCAGCACCAGCCATGAAG TCCCTTCTGCAGTGCCTGTGATGCACCAGGTGAGCCGGGCAGCCAACAGCATCACAGTGTCCTGGCCACAGCCTGAGCAGACAAATGGGAACATCCTCGACTACCAGCTGCGCTACTACGACCAG GCAGAAGACGAATCCCACTCCTTCACCATGACCAGTGAGACTAACACTGCCACTGTGACACGGTTGAGCCCTGGCCACATCTATGGCTTCCAGGTGCGGGCACGGACTGCAGCTGGCCATGGCCCCTATGGGGGCAAAGTCTATTTCCAGACCCTACCTCAAG GTGAGGggtcctcccagcttccagaGAAACTCTCCTTGGTGATTGGTTCCATCCTGGGGGCGCTGGCCTTTCTTCTACTGGCAGCCATCACTGTTCTGGCTGTCATCTTCCAGCG GAAGCGACGTGGGACCGGCTACACGGAACAATTGCAGCAGTACAGCAGCCCAG GGCTTGGAGTAAAATATTACATTGATCCTTCAACATATGAGGACCCCTGCCAGGCCATCAGAGAGCTTGCTAGAGAAGTAGACCCTACGTATATCAAGATTGAGGAAGTCATTGGGGCAG GTTCCTTTGGAGAAGTGCGCTGGGGCCGACTACAACCACGGGGAAGGCGGGAACAGGCTGTGGCTATCCAGGCCCTGTGGGCAGGGGGTGCTGAGAGCCTGAAGATGACCTTTCTGGGCCGAGCAGCACTGCTGGGCCAGTTCCAGCACCCCAATATCCTGAGGCTGGAAGGTGTTGTCACCAAGAGCCGGCCTATCATGGTGCTGACGGAACTCATGGAGCTCGGTCCCCTGGACAGCTTCCTTAGG CAGCGGGAAGGTCAGTTCAGTAGCCTGCAGCTGGTGGCCATGCAGCGGGGTGTGGCTGCGGCCATGCAGTACCTGTCCAGCTTCGCCTTTGTGCATCGAGCACTCTCTGCCCGAAGTGTGCTGGTCAACAGCCACCTGGTGTGCAAGGTGGCCCGACTTGGCCACAGTCCTCAG GGTTCAAGTTCCTTGCTTCGCTGGGCAGCCCCAGAGGTCATTACACACGGGAAGTATACAACGGCCAGTGATGTCTGGAGCTTTGGGATACTTATGTGGGAAGTGATGAGCTACGGAGAACGGCCCTACTGGGACATGAGCGAGCAGGAG GTGCTCAATGCAATAGAGCAAGAGTTCCGGCTGCCCCCACCTCCAGGGTGCCCTACTGGACTCCATCTCCTGATGCTAGACACTTGGCAGAAGGACCGTTCCCGCCGGCCTCACTTTGACCAGCTTGTGGCCGCATTTGACAAGATGATCCGCAAGCCAGATACCCTCCAGGCTGAAGGGGGCC